The following proteins come from a genomic window of Mauremys mutica isolate MM-2020 ecotype Southern chromosome 7, ASM2049712v1, whole genome shotgun sequence:
- the WNT8B gene encoding protein Wnt-8b, whose translation MLVFLIRSVNNFLMTGPKAYLIYSSSVAAGAQSGIEECKFQFAWDRWNCPERALQLSSHGGLRSANRETAFVHAISSAGVMYTLTRNCSLGDFDNCGCDDSRNGQLGGQGWLWGGCSDNVGFGEAISKQFVDALETGQDARAAMNLHNNEAGRKAVKGTMKRTCKCHGVSGSCTTQTCWLQLPEFREVGTYLKEKYHKALKVDLLQGVGNSAASRGAIAETFSSISKKELVHLEDSPDYCLENKTLGLLGTEGRECLKRGKALSRWEKRSCRRLCGDCGLAVEERRAEMVSSCNCKFHWCCAVRCEQCRKRVTKYFCVRKEKRERSGGGRATRKLKRKP comes from the exons GCGTATCTCATCTACTCCAGCAGCGTGGCGGCCGGGGCCCAGAGCGGCATTGAGGAGTGCAAGTTCCAGTTTGCATGGGACCGCTGGAACTGCCCCGAGAGAGCGCTGCAGCTCTCCAGCCACGGCGGGCTGCGCAGTG CAAACCGAGAGACAGCCTTTGTCCATGCCATCAGCTCGGCGGGCGTCATGTACACGCTGACGAGGAACTGCAGCCTTGGGGACTTCGACAATTGTGGCTGTGATGACTCCCGCAACGGACAGCTCG GGGGACAAGGCTGGCTGTGGGGCGGCTGCAGCGACAATGTGGGCTTTGGGGAGGCCATTTCCAAGCAGTTTGTGGATGCCCTGGAGACGGGACAGGATGCCAGAGCAGCCATGAACCTGCACAACAACGAAGCTGGCCGGAAG GCAGTGAAGGGGACCATGAAGCGGACCTGCAAGTGCCACGGCGTGTCAGGCAGCTGCACCACCCAGACTTGCTGGCTGCAGCTGCCTGAATTCCGGGAGGTGGGCACGTACCTGAAGGAGAAGTACCACAAAGCCCTGAAAGTGGATCTGTTGCAAGGGGTGGGCAACAGTGCGGCCAGCCGGGGGGCCATCGCTGAGACCTTCAGCTCCATCTCCAAGAAGGAGCTGGTCCACTTGGAAGACTCCCCCGACTACTGCCTGGAGAACAAGaccctggggctgctggggaCCGAGGGCCGGGAGTGCCTCAAGCGGGGCAAGGCCCTGAGTCGGTGGGAGAAGCGGAGCTGCCGGCGGCTGTGCGGGGACTGTGGGCTGGCCGTGGAGGAGAGGCGGGCCGAGATGGTGTCCAGCTGCAACTGCAAGTTCCACTGGTGCTGCGCTGTGCGGTGCGAGCAGTGCCGCAAGAGGGTCACCAAGTACTTCTGCGTCCGCAAGGAGAAGCGGGAACGGAGTGGGGGCGGCAGGGCCACTCGCAAGCTCAAGAGGAAACCTTAA